The genomic region GGGAAGAGAGGAGCTGTTGCAGCTGCAGATGAAGGAGTGTTTACCAAGACCCTGCCCTGAAATCTCGGGGCACAGGTAGAGGCACCTCAGCGTTTGGGTCTCTCTGccctggtgctggagcagcatCTGCCCCCCACAAGCTGCAGACCCCATGAAGCACATCCTCAGTTCTGCCCTCAcctgctgcccctctgccctccccacacccccctgAGCCTGCAGGGCCTCGGGGGCAtttcctgcacagcagcagcagcgtgaggggctgggaacagggcagggaaactgcaaaacaaaacatccaCTGAGGGGGAACAGCACCAGAGCTCCGGGAGAGCAAGGGGCTCCTGGGGGAACAGGCAGGGCACCACCCCCTGAGCCCAGGCAAGGCCATatggcagcactgctggagccctgggcacccccagCAAGAGGAGTTAATCATCCCCCTGCAGCCTGGGGGTAGGTGTTggctggaaggagcaggagcagcacctgggagcagagctgctgttggCAGGTGCATCAGCCACAGGTGAGGATTTGCCAGAGCAGGTCACAGAGGGGTTTTGCCAAGGGCTtgtctgcagcagctcagcaaatcctttccccctctctgcctgcCACAGGCCCttgctgtccccagggatgtggcagctgTGCTGTTGTTATTCCTGAGGGATGATGTGAATCCCAGGATGTGCACggtggtggcactgggtggcccaggacagggatccctgcctgcagctgctgagagctgctcagcaggggaCAGTTCTTACCCTGCAATGCCCATGCTGTGACATCTCCTGGCTCCAtgtgtgggtgctgctgccaccacaaAACAGCTCTGCTGTACCTGGCCATGGAAAATACAGAACTGTGCTGTGATCTTGCTGGAtaagggctgctctgcccctggaAGTTCCACAGCTGCCTGGTGCTCCATTCCTTCTCTGCAAAATGTCCatgtttttccctctttctccatttccctctcttccttctctctttggGAAAAgcaccacagcacaggcagTAACACAGGCCAGGACCTGACAGATGTCGTGGCCTCTGGGCAAGTGAGTTCAGGGACGGTCACCACGCTGTGACAGGGGCTGGTGTGCCCCGGggtcctgcagagcagctgcctgtgccaatcctcctcccctcctcctcaaGCACAGCTCAATGTCAGGCCAAGCTCTCATTttgatttctccttcccttttcagGAGGCAAAGAGCAGCTCAGGAGGCAGCACAGTGCAGCGCTCCAAGGTACCTGGGATTTACCACGTCAtgtagagtggtttgggttggaagggaccttaaagatcatccagttccaccccctgccatgggaaaagcaccttccactatccctggttgctccaagccccgtccaagctggccttggacacttccagggatggggcagccacagcttctctgtcagTGCCTCATCCTACTGATTCATGGCGAGGGGAGAAGGACCAAACACCCCAGGCCCAAGCACCAGTCCAGCCAACAATCAGTGGGGTggcccagggaggggggaggtgAGGCTGCTTCACACTCACCAATGCTCCAGTGAGTGGCAGCACAAATACCAGGGAAGAGGGCTGTGATGGGAGCCAGGCACGGGGAATCCCACGCTCCTTCCTCACCCCGTGTCTCCCTTTGGTGTCCCCTTGCCCAGTCGTTCAGCCTGAAGGCTCAGGTGAAGGAGATGTGCACTGCCTGCCAGAAAACCGTGTACCCCATGGAGCGGCTGGTGGCTGACAAGTTCGTCTTCCACAActcctgcttctgctgcaagCACTGCCACACCAAGCTCAGGTGAGCCGGGCTGGGGCCTGTGCTGGGACAGGTGtcaccacagctctgctgggcctGGGTGGGGGAAACCCTTCCCAACACTGCACCCACCCCCTCACCCATCATAGCCCCTCGCTTGGGCggtgcccaaagaccccccaGCCCACTCATGGCAGCAAAGAAACCTTTATCTGCCCACCTGCTCCCAAGTCTCAGCTAAATCCCACCTGGCATGGAAGGAGAGATGCTTCCCCTCGAGAGCAGCCCCAGGGTGACACGGAGCTGAGCTGGAGCCTCCTCCCAGAGCACTCAGAGCCAAGGCTGAGCTCCCTGGAGACCCCCCCTCTACAGACCTGCTCATAGCCCCCAACAGCCTGCACTGGCTGGAGGGAGCAGTTTGCCCTGTCTAAGGGTCTCCTCCTGcaccttccttcctccttcctgccctatcctggtgtcccccagccccagatCCCCGAgcccacctaaccctgccctccctccGCAGCCTGGGCAGCTACGCCGCCCTCCACGGGGAGTTCTACTGCAAGCCCCACTTCCAGCAGCTCTTCAAGAGTAAAGGCAACTACGACGAGGGCTTCGGGCGCAAGCAGCACAAGGAGCTGTGGGTGCACAAGGAGGTGGAGAGCGGCACCAAGTCGGCATGAGTGGGGCCAGCCCACCCACCCCCggagcccagcagggctgagccagcACTGACTGAGCTGATGTAAAGCAGGACCTgcgggaggggagggcagggcagggcagggcagggaaaggggaaagcCCACCCCACTTTGAGGGTGCTCAGAGGGGTCCTGCGGGTCACAAGGACAGGGCAGAAGTGACGGGGTGCAGCCCCCAGACCTGAAGCTCTCTCTCCTCAGGCCCCTCTCCCCCATGAGATCAGACCAGAAGCACTTGCCaaccccctcccacccccctgggacccccaacccTGTTCATCCATTGCCGGCCTGTCACCGTGGAGAAGATGAACTGGGGGCTTAACCAGCTTgtgagtcccagcagagctcctgccaCCCCATCCTGCCTTGCTGGGGCTCTGGACAACGAAGGTCCTTGGTTTACATCAGCTCAGTTCAGCTGGGGTGGCTCAGCCCCCAGGACGCTGCCCTGCGACTGTGTAACAGTGtctgtcttttttatatttgcCTTCCACTGGTACGTTCTGCAGGAGCCCCGCGGCGGCTCCGCCTCACACTGCGCCAGGcgctcttttatttttgtaatacaAGGTTTCCGAgccttccctgtgtcctgtcctgtGTTCCCAGGGTGtctggggaggtgggaggagTGGTCAGGCCCCCTCTTGCTGCCCCAGTTCCTGCGGAAAGAGCCTCTGTCCATGCAGGATCAAGGAATTATTCCTGGGTGTTTGCGAGTAATGTTATGACTGAGGTggtgagggaagggagggaaaggagggaagggagggaagaaggcaGCCCACCCCTCTTTTCAGAGGGGTCCTGCAGGCCACAAGGGTCAGAGGTGACAGGGGTGCAGCCCCCAGACCTAAAGCATTCTCTCTTCATGCCCCTCTCCCCCCGTGAGATCAGACCAGAGGTGCCTGCCCCTCATGGGACCCCCGAGTCTTTGGGGAGCAAACCCAGGATTTCAAATTGCACCCCAGTGTTACCCTGTgagctgcccagcccagctcagctgtaaCCTCACACCAGCTTCCACACAGAGCCCAGACCACCCCCATCACACCCGGATCCCCAGGGTTGGATCCAGcccttggccctgcacagggctctCTCAGTCCCCCTCCACATCAGAGACCATCGTGCCCTGTCTCTCCTCAGTGgctctgccaggggcaggaggggcatCAGCACTGGGTTGGCTGGTTTGGACCCACCCCATGTCCAATTTTTGGATAGCACAGTCCACACAAATTAATGAGCCCAGCAagccctgccaggcaggagagcCAAATGCAGGAAAACCAGGGAAAGTGGGTGAGtctggttttaattatttacctccttcctccacccacGGTTTGTAAGATCAGATTGAAAGAATAAGTGTTTAGGAACCCCGTGTCTTTCAAATTCTACAGAAATCTGGCTTTGCAGAGCCCCCACAGCAGAGCAACAGCCTGTGACAgcccctgtgccagcactgacTGATACCATCAGCTGCACCCAGCACGTCCTGTCTGGGAGAACCCAGACACAGCCATGGAAACAGGAGATAAGGATGGGAGAGAGACAGGGAATGGTTAGTCCACAGGAGGAAGGGATGGCACATCCAGGGATGTGTTGTTAACCCAGGTCTCCGGGGTGCTCccccctcagcacagcccttctggggctctgggggtgcacccacagccaggcagctcctccagggcagggaggtgtCACACAGCCCCTGTCACACCTGGTTTTGGGGACAACACCTGCTGGATGACCCCAGGAGCCCGATGTGGGACgagttatttctctttttttacttAAGGGCTTTTAAAAGGGCTCCTGGGTGGGATTCacaccaccagcacagcagggaccGTGCACAGGCCCTGGCAAggctctgagggggttttggcCTCACCAAGAGCTTTAACTGTCCCCACCACACCGATGCTGCCAACTCCTCCTCACACCAACACGCAGGGGGCAGATTTACACCCCAAAACAAGCCCCCTCCGAGCAGCCCCGCCGTGCTCATGGTCCCAGAGCAGAGCGAGTCTCGTGATGCCGCTGGGTTGTGGCCCCTTCCTCGGCCCCTTCCTTCCTAAGCCGGCtcagaaaatgaaagcagagcCCTCTGTTCCGCTTCCTGCCTCTCTCCGGCCTCACTTCCCCATTCCCTCACCCCTCAGGCCGCTGCCCCTTCCCCATTCCCTCaccccacaggctgctgccccttccccaTTCCCTCACCCCACAGGCCCCTTCCCCATTCCCTCACCCCACAGGCCCCTTCCCCATTCCCTCACCCCTCAGGCCGCTGCCCCTCCGCTGCTCAGCAGGACCAGCAGCATTTCCAACCAGCCGGCTGACTTCAGTGAGGTAGAACGTCCAGACAGAACAATAATAACGTTCCCtttctctccatccctcccccccAAGTGAAATTTGGTATTTTGTCTAAAGGCCATTCTCCACCTGCCCCTCACACActcagggaggagcaggagcaggaggtgtGAGGtctccagctgctgtgggaccACGGGCTGATTTTGGGAGCAGGAACCAACACCCAGGTGATACAGTCAGCAAAACAGGCTGCAGTGACCTGGCCAgcaccacagcccagggcagggaaatgACTGATGAGCATCAGATTCCCACAGGGACAGAGATGCTGGAtacagccccatcccagggaatGAGCTGATGGCAGCTCCTGCTTCCCGATGGACATGCCCACAGGGAAACCCCAGTGGAAACACACTGGGGGAGATGCTTTAAGCACCTCGAGCTTCTCTTATCTCTGACACATTCCAGAGGTGCAGTTGCCCAAATGACTGTGCAGATTTCCTTGGAGGGATCAGAAGCAGCACTACGGAAACTCCAGCTTAAACCGTCTCCAACTGTGAGGTTTTGgcaagacaaataaaaaaaaaaaggcaaaaaaaaaagcaaaaaaaaaaagcccagaacaTTGTTCCTTTGTCTCTAAAGTTTAGCTAAAATCCAGCTGATTTTATGATGAGAGCAGAACCCTCCTTTCCAAATCCCCCCCCAGCAAACCTCTGGATAACACTCACAGAAACTGTTTCTGAGCAGACACAGTGATGTCTCACTGCACATTCTCCCTTGAAATCTCCAAGCACAAGGTCCATGTTCTCTCCTTTCAGTCTCCCTTGACCAGCAGTTCAATCTGCAGGGAGGGAGTTCCCAGGATTTGGGATGTTCAGACTCCATATCTGGGGTAAGATTTAACAACCTAAACACCCATGAAGAGAAGAAGGACCACGAGTTCTCAGCTTATACAGCTGCCCATCATCAGGACAGCTTTTCATTTGGAATGTCCAGGTTGCCAGAAGGCCCAGGAGCCTTGGGTGGTGGGGAGcatcctgcactgcctgggtgaggctgagcagcagcaccaacGCCAGCCTGGGACAAAGATGGGTCAGAGCAATGGAATCaaggaatatcctgagctggaagggacccccaaggaccatccagtccaacccctggccctgcacagacaccccaacaatccccccctgtccctcagagcattgtccaaaccctcctggagctctggcagccttggggctgtgcccactgccctggggagcctggtcagtgcccaaccaccctctgggagaagaacctttccctgagatctcTGATCCCTGCACTTCCCCTCAGATCTGGGCTTGCCACCTAAGAAATCAACATCTGATGAGCAACAAATTACCTTTGTTTGTATCCCACACAGCACAACCTTCTTTTGTGCTTCCACGTGAGCACGAGGCTTCCACCCCACACCTGCCTCCGAGCTCAGGGAAGGACATTTTCCAGAGCACAAGAATTCCAGCCAACAGGTTCATGTAATAAAAGCtgtttgtgggggaaaaaaaaaatcagtaagaaTCCATATAAATCCATATACATCCATAGCATCCAGATGTCCAGCTCTGGATGAGACACAGAGCACCAGGCAGGGATCAGCAGCAGAACCAGTGACATGAGAGAGGATCGTGCCAGCATTTCCTGGATATAATATATTGCAACACACCCCCACCCCGCCAATATTAAATCCAGAAGTCATTGTTCCTGGTTTAGACTTTCCTATCCCAACACAGAgagccccagcagtgcagcacaGGCAACCTCTGCAGAGAGTTTAAATTTCATTTGCCTCAGAAGTGGATTTAGAGAGGAAACTCACCTTAAGTCCTTCCCTTGGGCAACACAAGGCATGCAACACAAattacaagaaataaaaaggcaatTGAGGGGTTTTGCTGCGTTTCTTTTGTGCTTTAGTCAGTGTTTTGGGGCTGATCATTTCTACCTTTGAGGCTCCAGGTACTTTtttctcccagtccctgctcAACCACCACATGACaggtgggattcttggggtgtcctgtgcagggccttGATGATCCCAGTGGGTCCCGTCCAGCTCAGgagattctgtggttctatgggGAGGATTCCAGTCAGGAATGCACACTCTGTATCCATGGAAAGCAGAATTACTCTGGAGCTACTTACTTTTGAGAGGAGTGAGCAGGATGGGAGTCCAGGAGAAAACAGATCATCAGACAAGGCTGAGATGTGAATCCCGTGTTCACAAAGCAAATATCACCAGTGAACACCCCaagtggaaaagagaaggaaggcaTCAGCCCTGGGAAGAACCTCCTCAAGGGAAGGTAATGAAGAATTCCCAAGTCCCTCCTTCGGCAAAGGCAGGATTGGTGGGTTCTGACACACAAGGAGGGTGTCAGGAGGCAGCGGGAGGTGGTTTATTCTGGTTCCATGAgacatttttcttctgggaTGACTCCACTTGATGGTTCTCATctgtcctggcacagccccaagccCCACACACGTGCTTGGCTCATGTGCAGGGTTTCTATTGCATCAGCTGGTCAACCCCTTAATCCTGATTTGTTCACATTTAACAGGGACAAacatttcagtatttaattGACAACAACTCCGGCCTGGGAAAAGGATTAGACACAGGCTGTGGTCAGGACTGGGGAGGCCAGTTCCTCAAGGGACCCTGGTGACACTCAAACACTGCTCAAGTGATGGTGACACTGAAGGGGAAGAGCTgcttaaacaggaaaaatgagcCTTTATAGCAGCACTATTTCTGTCCTTCCCTAAGATAGcgagctggaaaaaaacagagccTGAAAATATCTGGAGACGTGGTTCCCCATTCTCTTGCCCTACTCAGGGACAGCAAAGCTTCTCCTGTCCCAAATCACTGGTACAGTCAATGCAAGACCATCCAGATTCCtcagggacagccctggggaggaCACACACTCACCTGACCCAAGAGGCAACACCACAAACAGGACACTTCTCCATCTGTCCCAAGGGAGAAACTCCAGAATGGAAAAACTTCCTCCTTCATTTGAGGTCCTTGGTGGGAAGGAGAAACAGTTGATGGCTTTATTGACTTATCTTGAGGCACCACTTCCACAGAAGTAAGAGGTGCTGGATtgcaaccaccaccaccaccacaggcTTTCATATAAATGATAATTTTATTGTAAATAAAACGATACATTGGCCTGGCTTTGCACTGCAAGCCCCCGGTCGGAATATAGAGACTACTGGGTCAAGGTCTTCTGCACAATCCAGGTTAAAGCCatttctccctgctctgcaccgTTTATGGTGAGGATAAAATCCTCTCCTTCACCTCTGAACtgcctctggcacagctgccttTGCCAGCTGGGCAGTTCAGAGCTGCCCAGTGAGATCTGCTCCTAAACAAGGCTGGGTTTAAACACCTGAAGCCCAAACACCATTAAAACACAGAGgacatatcttttttttttccctgaaaattaAAGCCTGACTGACTCCCAGCTCCAAGGGCAGGTGCCAAGGTGGCAGATCAACCCTCTCCATCCAGCTCCAGGTGAGCCCCAGTCCCTGGGACCTCACTCAGCTCCCCTTTGCCCACCCAAACCTACGTTTACAACAGGAATGTTGGTTTTTATGGGGCAAGTTATCCCAGCTCTGAGCACTTGGAAATAACATGTGTCACCTGAGCAGGTACCAGTTTCCCTCCTGGGCAATTTGTGTTGGTAATTaatggcagcaggagctgtttgGAGCATCAAGTCCTTTGGAATATTACTCCAGAAATAAAGTGAACCCAAATTTCTGCAACCTACTGCCACTAGAATGGGCAAAGCTCAGATCTTCTGGAGAGCAAGCAAATAACCTGGAATGCACAGAATCGTCACACCAAGCCCAAAATGCCCCCAGTTTGTTTCCTAACAAACTCAGGGACAACCAAATCCCCCAAGTTCCTCTCTGATGGGAATCTCAGACATTTTTCTGCCCAGTTTCAACCGTTTCAGGATACTGGGACTCTGACAAATTCTTTGTCAAAGAGAATATCCTCCATTTCTGCAGCACCTTCCATCAAGGATCCCAATACTCAATATTCCCTATATTCTCAATATTCCATCAAGGATCCTAATACTCAATATTCCCTCCCTGGAAGGAACAGCAGGAAATTCCACGTGACATTTGGACTGGACACAATAGCTTATTGTCAGCCTGGCACTCCTCCTCCACCCTCCCCTGAATGAGTTTATTCCCAGTTTTTCCCAATTCTGCCAGCATAAAGAGGCCAGATGTAATTCAATTTTGAGGCATAATTACATTCATGTCC from Pseudopipra pipra isolate bDixPip1 chromosome 26, bDixPip1.hap1, whole genome shotgun sequence harbors:
- the LIMD2 gene encoding LIM domain-containing protein 2; translated protein: MFQATGAASPPPTHEAKSSSGGSTVQRSKSFSLKAQVKEMCTACQKTVYPMERLVADKFVFHNSCFCCKHCHTKLSLGSYAALHGEFYCKPHFQQLFKSKGNYDEGFGRKQHKELWVHKEVESGTKSA